One region of Numida meleagris isolate 19003 breed g44 Domestic line unplaced genomic scaffold, NumMel1.0 unplaced_Scaffold1480, whole genome shotgun sequence genomic DNA includes:
- the LOC110390606 gene encoding scale keratin-like — MSCYDLCPPKTSVAVPQPIAESCNELCARQCPDSTAFIQPPPVVVTFPGPILSSFPQQAVVGSSGAPAFGGSLGLGGLYGARATQGSGGLCTFGRPYVSPACGPCPLPRYSRKLWDNCGPC, encoded by the coding sequence ATGTCTTGCTACGACCTGTGCCCACCAAAAACCAGCGTCGCCGTGCCCCAGCCCATCGCTGAGAGCTGCAACGAGCTGTGTGCGCGCCAGTGCCCCGACTCCACCGCCTTCATCCAGCCGCCACCCGTCGTCGTCACCTTCCCTGgccccatcctcagctccttcccccagCAAGCCGTGGTGGGCTCTTCCGGAGCACCCGCCTTTGGGGGCTCCCTGGGCCTGGGGGGCCTCTATGGTGCCAGGGCCACGCAAGGCTCGGGGGGCCTCTGCACCTTTGGCAGGCCCTACGTTTCTCCTGCCTGCGGTCCCTGCCCCTTGCCCCGCTACAGCAGGAAGCTGTGGGACAACTGTGGGCCTTGCTAA